One stretch of Paenibacillus sp. AN1007 DNA includes these proteins:
- the thrB gene encoding homoserine kinase yields the protein MSLREKVTVKVPASTANLGPGFDTLGMALSLYAWLEIKPAAQTVLHLYGEHLTGLPVDKSNLIYEVAQMVFDEAGVSVPELEISMYSDIPLTRGLGSSASAIVAALAGANALIGSPLSNDKLLDMATALEKHPDNVGASLCGGIITAAWDGQDVDYIRIEPHQDLQALVIVPDFQLSTSKARDVVPKQFGKSDVVHNVSRSSLLVAALASGRLDMIQKAMSDRIHQPYRASLVPGMTQILEQAAEHGALGAALSGAGPTVLALVDRHDTRKSELEQYLMGVMKQEGITASALWLDPDLDGTVILPDQDERPFLDRIKGEVNA from the coding sequence ATGAGCTTGCGTGAAAAAGTAACCGTAAAAGTCCCGGCAAGCACAGCCAATCTCGGTCCAGGGTTTGATACCCTGGGCATGGCCTTGTCTTTATATGCCTGGCTTGAGATCAAACCGGCAGCACAGACGGTACTTCATCTATACGGAGAACATCTGACGGGTCTGCCTGTGGATAAATCCAATCTGATCTATGAAGTCGCGCAGATGGTATTTGATGAAGCAGGGGTGTCTGTGCCTGAGCTTGAAATTTCGATGTATTCCGACATCCCCCTCACTCGGGGACTTGGAAGCAGTGCATCGGCAATTGTTGCTGCACTTGCCGGTGCCAATGCATTGATTGGCAGCCCGTTATCGAATGATAAACTGCTGGATATGGCCACTGCGCTGGAGAAACATCCCGACAATGTCGGGGCATCGTTGTGCGGAGGAATCATTACTGCAGCTTGGGACGGGCAGGATGTCGACTATATTCGTATTGAACCTCATCAGGATTTGCAAGCTTTGGTCATTGTGCCGGACTTCCAGCTGTCCACTTCAAAAGCAAGAGATGTTGTTCCCAAGCAGTTTGGTAAGTCCGATGTTGTGCACAACGTGAGTCGTTCATCATTGCTTGTCGCTGCATTAGCCAGTGGGCGGCTCGATATGATTCAAAAGGCGATGTCGGATCGGATCCATCAGCCATATCGTGCATCACTGGTACCCGGCATGACGCAGATTCTGGAGCAGGCTGCCGAACATGGCGCATTGGGGGCTGCACTAAGTGGGGCGGGGCCAACGGTTCTTGCATTGGTGGATCGTCATGATACCCGGAAGTCAGAGCTGGAGCAATACTTAATGGGGGTTATGAAGCAGGAGGGGATTACTGCCTCTGCTTTGTGGCTGGACCCGGATCTGGACGGCACTGTTATACTGCCGGATCAAGATGAACGTCCTTTTTTGGACAGAATCAAAGGGGAAGTTAACGCATGA
- the pheA gene encoding prephenate dehydratase, with amino-acid sequence MKRIAVLPEGSVSHEAIDFLFNGEALDLQHSKLISDIFRAVDSGSVQYSVIPFENTIEGSVSLHMDWLVNEVDIPMQAEWVYPSIQNIIGHGNEFVTEDGTYDFGKITKIMSHPVAIPQCQNFIRQHSPDADLEGVNSTAEAVEIVKRNPGKGWVAIGTKLAAQKHGLDIMAERVTDHDNNYTRFVLIGHEPVSIPREPDHVKTSLLVTLPEDAPGALHQVLSAFAWRKLNLTRLESRPTKKRLGSYYFYIDVIETVDSVLLTAAMAEIEALNCQVRVLGSYPCYTYPSRK; translated from the coding sequence ATGAAACGAATTGCAGTATTGCCTGAGGGATCGGTTTCACACGAGGCGATCGATTTCCTTTTTAATGGAGAAGCACTCGATTTGCAGCATTCCAAACTCATTTCCGACATTTTTCGTGCTGTTGATAGCGGGAGTGTACAGTACAGCGTGATTCCGTTTGAAAATACGATTGAAGGCTCCGTTAGCCTGCATATGGACTGGCTTGTTAATGAAGTGGATATCCCGATGCAGGCAGAGTGGGTATATCCCTCCATTCAGAATATCATTGGACATGGAAATGAATTCGTCACGGAGGATGGCACATATGATTTTGGTAAAATCACCAAGATCATGTCCCATCCTGTGGCAATCCCCCAGTGTCAGAATTTTATTCGGCAGCATTCACCTGATGCAGACCTCGAAGGTGTGAACAGCACCGCTGAAGCAGTGGAGATTGTGAAGAGAAATCCGGGCAAAGGTTGGGTGGCAATCGGTACAAAGCTTGCAGCTCAAAAGCATGGTCTTGATATCATGGCTGAACGGGTAACGGATCATGACAATAACTACACCCGTTTTGTACTCATTGGCCATGAACCCGTCAGCATTCCGCGTGAACCTGATCATGTGAAGACCAGTCTGCTTGTAACGCTGCCTGAGGATGCACCGGGTGCGCTTCATCAAGTGCTCTCCGCTTTTGCGTGGAGAAAGCTGAACTTGACCCGTCTTGAATCTCGTCCAACGAAAAAACGATTAGGCAGCTACTATTTTTACATTGATGTCATTGAAACGGTTGATTCCGTACTGCTCACGGCAGCCATGGCCGAAATCGAGGCGTTGAATTGTCAGGTGCGTGTTCTTGGCAGTTATCCATGTTATACATACCCTTCACGGAAATAA
- the obgE gene encoding GTPase ObgE, with protein MFVDKAKIYVKAGDGGDGIVSFRREKYVPEGGPAGGDGGRGADIIFRVDEGLRTLMDFRYQRHFKAPRGEKGRNKSQHGANAENMIVRIPPGTVIIDEDSGEVLADLTRHGQQVVVAKGGRGGRGNIRFATPRNPAPELAENGEEGEERYIVLELKVMADVGLVGFPSVGKSTLLSVVSAAKPKIGAYHFTTITPNLGVVDVGEGRSFVMADLPGLIEGAHEGVGLGHEFLRHVERTRVIIHVVDMSGSEGRDPFEDWQKINDELRLYNPVLAERPQVVAANKMDMPDSEANLEQFLQQVREVKSDIEVMPISSLTRQGIQELLYRAADLLDQIPDEPEVEEVAELSERKVYSLEKKEDEGFRIVRENDTFIVESAKIDRMMKRMQLNSHEAILKLARTLRYMGVDDELRKRGAVEGTIVRIGDFEFEFVESSSYY; from the coding sequence ATGTTTGTTGATAAAGCGAAGATTTACGTAAAAGCAGGAGATGGCGGGGACGGTATCGTTTCATTCCGTCGGGAGAAGTATGTACCGGAAGGCGGACCTGCAGGCGGGGATGGCGGCCGGGGTGCCGATATTATTTTTCGGGTAGATGAAGGTCTGCGGACATTGATGGACTTTCGCTATCAGCGTCACTTCAAAGCCCCGCGCGGGGAAAAAGGACGTAACAAAAGCCAGCATGGTGCAAATGCGGAGAATATGATCGTGCGCATCCCGCCAGGTACGGTGATTATCGATGAGGACAGCGGAGAGGTTCTGGCCGATCTGACACGTCATGGTCAGCAGGTTGTCGTTGCCAAAGGCGGCCGGGGCGGTCGGGGAAACATTCGATTTGCAACGCCGAGAAACCCTGCACCTGAGCTTGCCGAGAATGGTGAAGAAGGCGAAGAGCGTTACATTGTGCTTGAGCTTAAAGTCATGGCGGATGTAGGGCTGGTCGGTTTCCCGAGTGTCGGAAAATCTACCCTGTTGTCCGTTGTTTCGGCAGCGAAGCCTAAGATAGGAGCGTATCACTTTACAACCATCACGCCTAACCTGGGTGTCGTGGATGTAGGTGAAGGCCGCAGCTTTGTCATGGCGGATTTGCCAGGTCTGATTGAAGGGGCACATGAGGGTGTCGGACTGGGCCATGAGTTCCTGCGGCATGTTGAGCGGACAAGGGTAATTATTCATGTTGTGGATATGTCTGGTTCCGAGGGTCGTGATCCTTTTGAAGACTGGCAGAAGATCAATGATGAGCTGAGACTGTACAATCCGGTGCTCGCCGAGAGACCGCAGGTTGTGGCAGCGAACAAAATGGATATGCCGGATTCCGAAGCCAATTTGGAGCAATTTTTACAGCAGGTTCGCGAAGTGAAATCGGATATTGAAGTGATGCCTATTTCCTCTCTGACGCGTCAAGGTATTCAGGAACTGCTGTACCGTGCGGCTGATCTGCTGGATCAGATTCCGGATGAACCTGAAGTAGAAGAAGTGGCTGAGCTCTCCGAGCGTAAAGTATACAGCTTGGAGAAAAAAGAGGACGAAGGTTTCCGCATTGTGCGTGAGAACGATACGTTTATTGTGGAAAGTGCCAAGATTGATCGTATGATGAAACGGATGCAGTTGAATTCACACGAAGCGATTCTGAAGCTGGCACGTACACTTCGTTACATGGGTGTAGATGATGAGCTTCGTAAACGCGGCGCCGTGGAAGGCACCATTGTACGGATTGGCGATTTCGAGTTTGAATTCGTGGAAAGCAGCAGTTACTATTAA
- a CDS encoding Spo0B domain-containing protein — MRSWKRVPWIAACSLVIPLVFVVLYPAPFASVVCALWSVAAMSISVYALKRQAEAERKTIIQSMEKTAIASLNHHRHDWMNDLQVLYGYLRLGKLDKSLQCVERIKERVTEESRISKLGIPSLVFYLQSFRASGVALELHVEVEEELQLSALVSPEDGESLTGAIADAIRAYQYGGGRSSWGEVRKLTLNFGQDHGDVVVRLDGDQTPDPETLRQLTAVLKGKKVRTEQLPSGDTFIQFRMPCGI, encoded by the coding sequence ATGAGATCCTGGAAAAGAGTGCCGTGGATTGCGGCATGTTCACTTGTGATTCCTTTGGTTTTCGTTGTGCTGTATCCGGCGCCCTTCGCGAGCGTCGTGTGCGCATTGTGGTCCGTTGCGGCGATGTCCATTTCTGTATATGCGCTGAAAAGGCAGGCGGAAGCGGAACGCAAAACCATCATACAATCCATGGAAAAAACCGCAATAGCTTCATTAAATCATCATCGGCATGACTGGATGAACGACCTTCAGGTGTTATATGGATATCTCAGACTGGGCAAACTTGATAAATCCCTGCAGTGTGTGGAAAGAATAAAAGAGCGGGTTACGGAAGAAAGCCGGATATCCAAATTAGGCATCCCTTCCCTCGTATTTTATTTGCAGTCTTTCCGGGCCAGTGGAGTAGCGCTGGAATTGCATGTGGAAGTGGAGGAAGAACTGCAGCTCAGTGCTCTGGTCTCTCCCGAGGATGGCGAGTCGCTTACGGGGGCGATTGCGGATGCAATCCGGGCCTATCAATATGGCGGCGGCCGGTCGTCTTGGGGAGAGGTTCGCAAACTGACCTTGAACTTCGGACAGGATCATGGAGATGTGGTCGTCCGGCTGGACGGTGATCAAACCCCCGATCCGGAAACGCTGCGGCAGCTAACAGCCGTACTCAAAGGTAAAAAAGTCAGAACGGAGCAGCTTCCGTCTGGGGATACGTTTATACAATTCAGAATGCCTTGTGGAATATAG
- a CDS encoding M50 family metallopeptidase, with protein MIRVWGVRLSLHPFFVIIMMTSLLTGHFIELITLFAIVFIHECGHAAAAALLGCRVLSIQMLPFGGVAVIEDGGKLTAYREIVIALAGPLQNLLMVGVVLLLRHFQLGDPVFLDYIIQANMLIALFNLLPVLPLDGGKIVQALVSLWAPYYTTLMWTYRISILCSAGVILAAVIQWISGNYGLPLNLLLIGLFLFYSNFTDYRNVPYRFIRFLMNREAVFVRHAAAGSLAQPIISFPAKPLDTILRLLKRERYHMVYVMNKQGHIMAVLPEQRVIGSYFQQNADK; from the coding sequence TTGATTAGGGTATGGGGGGTGCGCCTCTCGCTTCACCCTTTTTTTGTGATTATCATGATGACATCCCTGCTGACTGGACATTTTATTGAACTGATTACACTCTTTGCGATCGTTTTTATTCATGAATGCGGACATGCTGCTGCGGCAGCCCTTCTGGGCTGCCGTGTGTTATCGATACAGATGCTTCCTTTTGGAGGCGTGGCGGTTATTGAAGATGGGGGGAAACTGACAGCTTATCGCGAGATCGTTATTGCCTTGGCTGGGCCGCTCCAGAACCTGCTGATGGTTGGCGTTGTGCTGCTGCTGCGTCATTTCCAGTTGGGTGATCCGGTGTTTCTGGATTATATCATTCAGGCGAATATGCTCATTGCTCTGTTTAATCTGCTGCCTGTTTTACCACTGGATGGCGGTAAAATCGTCCAAGCACTGGTCAGCCTGTGGGCCCCATACTATACCACACTTATGTGGACTTACCGCATCAGTATCCTGTGCAGCGCAGGGGTTATTTTGGCTGCAGTCATCCAGTGGATCTCGGGGAATTACGGACTTCCTTTAAACCTTTTGTTAATTGGTCTTTTTTTGTTTTACTCCAACTTTACCGATTATCGAAATGTGCCTTATCGCTTTATCCGTTTCCTGATGAACCGTGAAGCTGTTTTCGTCCGGCATGCGGCTGCAGGCAGTTTGGCCCAGCCAATAATCTCGTTCCCGGCGAAACCTTTGGACACTATTTTGCGTCTATTAAAAAGAGAAAGGTACCATATGGTATACGTTATGAATAAACAGGGACATATCATGGCAGTGCTGCCAGAGCAGCGCGTGATCGGTTCCTATTTTCAACAAAATGCGGATAAATGA
- a CDS encoding LysM domain-containing protein, with product MKIHMVKKGDTLYLLSQKYNVALDKLIAANPQIADPDKLDIGMKVKIPTQPVTPKPEGMPAQP from the coding sequence GTGAAAATACACATGGTAAAAAAAGGCGACACCTTATATCTGCTGTCTCAAAAATACAATGTAGCGCTGGACAAATTAATTGCGGCCAATCCGCAGATTGCAGACCCCGACAAGCTGGATATTGGTATGAAAGTCAAAATCCCTACACAGCCAGTAACACCAAAGCCAGAGGGCATGCCTGCACAGCCATAA
- the thrC gene encoding threonine synthase produces the protein MRYQGLLQTYKEHLPVNENTPQLTLQEGNTPLIHAENLSKELGLNLYFKYEGLNPTGSFKDRGMVMAVAKAIEEGSRTIMCASTGNTSASAAAYAARGGLNCIVLIPNNNIALGKLAQAMIYGAKVIAINGNFDRALEIVREITAKHPITLVNSVNPYRIEGQKTAAFEVVEQLGEAPDVLAIPVGNAGNISAYWKGFKEYKEAGKSSTLPRMVGFEAEGAMAIVKGEPILEPETVATAIRIGNPASWKTAVAAAEESGGQINYVTDEEILAAYRTIAAREGVFAEPASAASVAGVYKLHSEGYFKGGETVVCVLTGNGLKDPNVAIQTAAVEPLVVEDTEEAVMAAIAQLEQQSV, from the coding sequence ATGAGATATCAAGGACTATTGCAAACGTACAAAGAGCATCTGCCCGTGAATGAGAATACCCCTCAGCTTACACTGCAGGAAGGTAATACACCGCTGATTCATGCAGAGAATCTATCGAAAGAACTCGGTTTAAATCTGTATTTCAAATATGAAGGTTTGAATCCTACAGGCTCATTTAAGGATCGCGGAATGGTGATGGCTGTTGCTAAGGCAATAGAAGAGGGCAGTCGTACGATTATGTGTGCATCTACTGGGAATACATCCGCAAGCGCTGCAGCCTATGCCGCACGCGGTGGGCTTAATTGTATCGTGCTGATTCCGAATAATAATATTGCTTTGGGTAAACTGGCTCAAGCGATGATCTACGGTGCCAAAGTTATCGCAATCAATGGTAACTTCGACCGTGCGCTTGAGATTGTACGTGAAATTACGGCTAAACACCCCATTACACTTGTGAACTCTGTCAACCCGTACCGGATTGAGGGGCAGAAAACAGCTGCTTTTGAAGTGGTTGAGCAGTTGGGTGAAGCGCCTGACGTTCTTGCTATCCCCGTTGGTAACGCGGGTAATATCTCGGCATACTGGAAAGGCTTTAAAGAGTATAAAGAGGCAGGGAAATCAAGCACATTGCCGCGCATGGTCGGCTTTGAGGCAGAAGGCGCTATGGCTATCGTAAAAGGAGAGCCTATTCTTGAGCCGGAAACTGTAGCTACAGCGATTCGAATCGGTAACCCTGCCAGCTGGAAAACAGCAGTGGCTGCAGCCGAGGAGTCTGGCGGACAGATCAACTATGTTACAGATGAAGAAATTTTGGCAGCTTACCGCACTATTGCAGCGCGTGAAGGGGTGTTTGCTGAACCTGCTTCTGCTGCATCGGTGGCTGGTGTGTACAAACTGCATAGTGAAGGCTACTTCAAAGGCGGGGAAACCGTTGTATGTGTGTTAACGGGTAACGGGCTGAAAGACCCGAATGTGGCCATTCAGACGGCAGCCGTGGAGCCGCTGGTTGTTGAAGATACGGAAGAAGCGGTTATGGCAGCTATTGCCCAACTGGAGCAGCAGTCTGTATGA
- the rpmA gene encoding 50S ribosomal protein L27: protein MLKLNLQLFASKKGVGSTKNGRDSNAQRLGVKRADGQTVTGGSILVRQRGTKIHPGTNVGIGKDDTLFAKIDGVVKFERWGRDRKKVSIYPVDVAPVAAAVEA, encoded by the coding sequence ATGTTGAAATTAAATCTTCAGTTGTTCGCATCGAAAAAAGGTGTAGGTTCCACGAAGAACGGACGTGACAGTAATGCACAACGTCTGGGTGTTAAACGTGCAGATGGCCAAACTGTAACTGGTGGCAGCATTCTCGTTCGCCAACGCGGAACGAAAATTCACCCAGGAACAAACGTGGGTATCGGTAAAGATGACACTTTGTTCGCGAAAATCGACGGCGTTGTTAAATTCGAACGTTGGGGTCGCGATCGCAAAAAAGTAAGCATCTACCCTGTTGACGTTGCTCCAGTAGCAGCGGCAGTAGAAGCTTAA
- a CDS encoding BofC C-terminal domain-containing protein: MNRFSFRKQLKKRWRRWKRTFWMTAAVCAVMILAYRGLSISAAVERLLTTNFGEAVSVMGTVKKDTRSDQEIQRLVTQLKADKEQLIRVVLQTEYICGVETEQLGRMDIPRLKILLAQHPEWEAKITSSDTMQLNQRVEDLSPICKQEAYISIDAAGNLKLYEGKPAEENVIRTFFQLDVGTLESSLPEGVLEQLQEGIRIQDKDEYDSVISTFSDFAVDETHRLLRNGG; encoded by the coding sequence GTGAACAGGTTCAGCTTCAGAAAACAATTAAAGAAACGATGGCGGCGCTGGAAACGGACATTTTGGATGACTGCAGCGGTATGCGCAGTTATGATACTAGCATATCGTGGTTTATCTATATCTGCAGCAGTTGAGCGGTTATTAACGACTAATTTTGGTGAGGCTGTAAGCGTTATGGGTACAGTTAAAAAGGATACACGGTCGGATCAAGAGATTCAGCGTCTTGTCACACAGCTTAAAGCTGACAAAGAGCAGCTGATACGTGTTGTTTTACAAACGGAATATATTTGCGGTGTAGAGACGGAACAGTTGGGGAGAATGGATATTCCGCGGCTTAAAATACTGCTTGCTCAGCATCCGGAGTGGGAAGCGAAGATTACTTCTTCGGATACGATGCAGCTGAATCAGAGGGTTGAGGACCTTTCACCGATATGTAAACAAGAAGCATATATCAGCATTGATGCTGCTGGTAATCTTAAACTGTATGAGGGCAAACCTGCTGAAGAGAACGTCATTCGCACGTTTTTTCAACTCGATGTAGGTACGCTGGAAAGTTCACTGCCCGAAGGGGTGTTAGAGCAATTGCAGGAAGGCATTCGCATACAGGATAAAGATGAGTATGATAGTGTAATCTCGACATTTAGTGATTTTGCAGTGGATGAAACACACCGATTGCTTCGTAATGGCGGATAA
- a CDS encoding homoserine dehydrogenase, whose translation MKPVKVGLLGLGTVGTGVVRIVEGNQEDLSSQVGSPIIIEKIAVKNTEKDRVIPIDRAKLTENPWDVIRHPDIDVIVEVMGGIDQTKEYILEALERGKHIVTANKDLMALHGSEILAKAQEKQCDVFYEASVAGGIPIIRTLIEGFSSDRITRIMGIVNGTTNYILTKMSQEGASYEEVLAEAQALGYAETDPTSDVEGLDAARKMAILGTLGFRTNVELKDVTVKGISSVTREDIAYAKRLGYELKLLGIADRIDDEITISVQPTMVRQNHPIASVNGVFNAVYVHGEAVGETMFYGAGAGELPTATSVVADIVAVTKNLKLGVNGLKAIVPYKQKRLQSDEQIFSKNFILLHVDDKAGVLAQITQIFAEYEVSLASVVQQPNEHNPDAEIIIVTHNASKASMDKVLRHFESLNVIRRIKSVYRVEG comes from the coding sequence GTGAAACCGGTAAAAGTCGGATTGTTAGGCCTGGGCACGGTTGGAACGGGCGTTGTCCGAATTGTGGAAGGAAATCAGGAAGATCTGAGCAGTCAGGTTGGGTCGCCGATTATCATCGAGAAAATCGCTGTGAAGAACACAGAGAAGGATCGTGTCATCCCCATAGACCGGGCGAAGCTGACAGAGAACCCTTGGGATGTCATTCGCCATCCGGACATTGATGTGATCGTCGAAGTGATGGGCGGCATCGATCAGACAAAAGAATATATCCTTGAAGCGCTGGAACGTGGGAAACATATCGTAACAGCGAACAAAGACCTTATGGCACTGCATGGTTCGGAGATTCTGGCAAAGGCACAGGAGAAGCAGTGTGACGTGTTCTATGAAGCGAGTGTGGCTGGCGGCATCCCGATTATCCGTACACTGATCGAAGGTTTCTCTTCTGACCGGATCACCCGGATTATGGGTATTGTGAACGGCACGACGAATTATATACTTACGAAAATGAGCCAGGAAGGAGCATCCTATGAAGAGGTGCTAGCGGAAGCACAGGCTTTAGGGTACGCGGAAACAGACCCGACCTCGGATGTGGAAGGACTCGATGCTGCTCGTAAAATGGCAATCTTGGGCACCCTCGGTTTCCGTACGAATGTGGAGCTGAAGGATGTTACTGTAAAAGGAATCTCTTCGGTCACACGTGAGGATATCGCGTACGCCAAAAGACTGGGATATGAGCTGAAGCTGCTTGGAATCGCAGATCGCATCGATGATGAAATTACGATTAGTGTGCAGCCTACGATGGTTCGACAGAATCATCCGATTGCATCGGTAAATGGTGTGTTCAACGCAGTTTATGTGCATGGTGAGGCGGTAGGGGAGACGATGTTTTACGGTGCAGGTGCGGGTGAACTGCCGACAGCCACTTCTGTCGTCGCGGATATTGTCGCCGTAACCAAAAACCTCAAGCTTGGCGTAAATGGATTGAAGGCAATAGTGCCTTATAAGCAGAAGAGGCTGCAAAGTGACGAGCAGATCTTCTCGAAAAACTTTATTTTACTGCACGTGGACGACAAAGCGGGTGTATTGGCACAGATTACGCAGATTTTTGCGGAGTATGAAGTCAGTTTGGCCTCGGTCGTGCAGCAGCCAAATGAGCATAATCCGGATGCCGAGATCATTATTGTCACGCATAACGCAAGCAAAGCGAGTATGGATAAGGTGCTCAGACATTTTGAGTCCCTAAATGTGATTCGCCGGATCAAGAGTGTTTACCGCGTTGAGGGATAG
- a CDS encoding ACT domain-containing protein — protein sequence MNERYYLVREDILPEAVVKTMQVKELLASGDVKTVHEAVEQVGLSRSAFYKYKDGIHLINQLERERIVTISIDLEHQSGILSRVLGHFAGYGANVLTINQSIPLQGRANVVISVETTHLHGEIGEMLDRMQDMPGVKRTRIVGQG from the coding sequence GTGAATGAACGCTATTACTTAGTACGGGAAGATATTTTGCCCGAGGCTGTGGTAAAAACAATGCAGGTGAAAGAACTGCTTGCTTCTGGTGATGTCAAAACAGTGCATGAGGCTGTCGAGCAGGTCGGATTAAGCCGGAGTGCCTTTTACAAGTACAAAGATGGAATCCATCTCATCAATCAGTTGGAGCGCGAGCGAATCGTAACGATCTCGATTGATCTGGAGCATCAGTCAGGAATTTTGTCTCGTGTACTCGGGCATTTCGCAGGTTACGGGGCCAACGTACTTACAATTAATCAGAGTATTCCGCTTCAGGGAAGAGCCAATGTTGTTATTTCCGTGGAAACGACGCATCTGCATGGAGAGATTGGAGAAATGCTGGACCGAATGCAGGATATGCCCGGGGTGAAGCGCACAAGGATCGTAGGCCAAGGTTAA
- a CDS encoding ribosomal-processing cysteine protease Prp, which translates to MIIVQIFRDEDGNIERFSIEGHANFAKRGEDIVCAGVSAVTVGTVNSIEALTGVEMDAKMKNGFLSGSLPMLTKGENFSQVQLLLESMVVMLSNIEESYGKYIQIQQHQ; encoded by the coding sequence GTGATTATCGTTCAAATCTTTCGTGATGAGGACGGGAACATCGAACGTTTTTCCATCGAAGGGCATGCCAATTTTGCCAAGCGGGGAGAAGATATCGTATGTGCCGGGGTATCTGCTGTAACAGTAGGTACAGTGAACTCGATTGAAGCATTGACTGGTGTCGAGATGGATGCCAAGATGAAGAATGGCTTTCTGAGTGGTTCTTTGCCAATGCTGACAAAAGGGGAAAACTTTTCTCAGGTACAGTTGTTGCTCGAATCCATGGTAGTTATGCTCTCTAATATTGAAGAGTCATACGGGAAGTATATTCAAATACAGCAGCATCAATAA
- the rplU gene encoding 50S ribosomal protein L21, with protein sequence MYAIIETGGKQYKVQEGDVLFIEKLNANDGESVTFDRVLAVSNDQGLTAGTPLVSGATVTAKVEKHGKGQKVVVYKYKPKKNYHVKQGHRQPYTKVTIEKIKA encoded by the coding sequence ATGTACGCAATTATTGAAACAGGCGGCAAACAGTACAAAGTCCAAGAGGGCGATGTTCTGTTCATCGAGAAATTGAATGCGAACGACGGCGAAAGCGTAACGTTCGACCGTGTCCTGGCTGTATCTAACGATCAAGGTTTGACAGCAGGTACACCATTGGTTTCCGGAGCTACTGTAACGGCTAAAGTGGAGAAACATGGCAAAGGTCAAAAGGTTGTTGTATACAAATACAAACCTAAAAAGAACTACCATGTGAAGCAAGGTCACCGTCAACCGTACACTAAAGTAACTATCGAAAAAATCAAAGCGTAA
- the ilvE gene encoding branched-chain-amino-acid transaminase, translated as MAEQWIYLDGQYVTKENAKVSVYDHGFLYGDGIFEGIRIYNGNIFRCKAHLDRLYDSAKSISLNIPLSYDEMLEVMAETVRRNDMRNGYIRLIVSRGPGNLGLDPTRCPKASVIIIVEQLAIYPEEAYLIGLKAVSVSQRRNIPDALNPKIKSLNYLNNILVKLQSNYSGAGEAIMLNSQGYVTEGSSDNIFIIKNGVVYTPPCYLGALEGITRQAIIDLCGELGIELKEVPFTLHDVYIADEVFFTGTAAEVIAACEVDGRTIGSGTAGPVTLQLLEAFRQIVDKDGYKVWE; from the coding sequence GTGGCAGAACAATGGATCTATTTGGATGGTCAGTATGTAACCAAGGAGAATGCAAAAGTTTCGGTGTATGACCATGGTTTTTTGTACGGAGATGGGATCTTCGAAGGTATTCGGATTTACAATGGCAATATTTTCAGATGCAAGGCACACTTGGATCGCTTGTATGATTCGGCAAAATCCATCAGTTTGAACATTCCGCTGTCTTACGATGAGATGCTTGAAGTGATGGCTGAAACGGTGCGCCGCAACGATATGCGTAATGGTTATATTCGTCTGATCGTTTCACGCGGACCCGGCAATCTGGGTCTTGACCCGACCCGCTGCCCTAAAGCTTCCGTGATCATTATTGTGGAACAGCTGGCGATCTATCCAGAAGAAGCTTATCTTATTGGATTGAAGGCCGTTTCCGTATCACAGCGCCGCAACATCCCGGATGCGCTGAATCCGAAGATCAAATCCCTCAACTATCTGAACAACATCCTTGTCAAATTGCAGTCGAACTATTCGGGTGCAGGTGAGGCCATTATGCTGAACTCACAAGGCTACGTAACCGAGGGTTCAAGCGATAACATTTTCATTATCAAAAACGGTGTAGTGTATACTCCTCCTTGTTACCTTGGAGCACTCGAAGGCATCACCCGTCAAGCGATTATTGATCTGTGCGGGGAGTTGGGTATTGAGTTAAAAGAAGTGCCTTTCACCCTTCATGATGTGTACATTGCTGACGAAGTATTCTTCACAGGAACGGCTGCGGAAGTTATTGCGGCTTGTGAAGTGGATGGCAGAACGATTGGTTCTGGTACAGCAGGCCCAGTTACTTTGCAATTGCTTGAAGCTTTCCGTCAGATTGTCGACAAAGACGGTTACAAGGTGTGGGAATAG